One Phoenix dactylifera cultivar Barhee BC4 chromosome 14, palm_55x_up_171113_PBpolish2nd_filt_p, whole genome shotgun sequence DNA window includes the following coding sequences:
- the LOC120113109 gene encoding G-type lectin S-receptor-like serine/threonine-protein kinase LECRK2: protein MVIGQPKQTNIALGSSLPASIDASWLSPSGRFAFGFYPKDQGFAVGVWLATTPERTVVWTANRDDPPIMDGSIRLTFAGGLLWNAPGGREKVISQATEPAAMAAMLDTGNFVLYNSQQGIVWSTFISPTDTLLPGQSLLAETQLFSSISETDRSTGRYRLINQKDGNLVLYHVDTSDTGDNSYWSTGTYRIGFLLTLNLDSNGTMYLASDNGNFTENLAQAKNSSSRSGVDIYYRVTVDPDGILRLYSHGFGRNGSSTTVVEWAALHNRCLVRGVCGINSYFSLESNGEPNCLCPPGFEFVNASRILPACMRNSSLGDCLENSRHP, encoded by the coding sequence ATGGTAATTGGCCAGCCCAAACAGACCAATATCGCCTTAGGTTCTTCGCTCCCTGCCTCCATTGATGCCTCATGGCTCTCGCCTTCGGGCCGCTTCGCCTTCGGCTTCTACCCGAAAGACCAAGGCTTCGCGGTCGGAGTATGGCTTGCAACCACCCCTGAGAGGACCGTCGTGTGGACGGCCAACCGCGACGATCCGCCGATCATGGATGGCTCCATTCGGTTAACCTTCGCCGGCGGGCTCCTCTGGAATGCTCCTGGCGGCCGGGAGAAGGTCATATCCCAGGCTACTGAGCCTGCAGCCATGGCTGCGATGCTGGATACCGGCAACTTCGTTCTCTACAATTCTCAGCAAGGGATCGTATGGTCTACTTTCATCTCTCCCACGGACACACTTCTACCAGGACAGAGCCTGCTGGCAGAAACTCAGCTCTTCTCGAGCATATCGGAGACTGATCGATCGACAGGAAGGTATCGGCTCATCAATCAAAAGGATGGGAACCTTGTGCTGTATCATGTGGACACATCGGATACCGGCGATAATTCCTACTGGTCTACAGGCACCTACCGGATCGGCTTCCTCCTTACGCTAAATTTGGACAGCAACGGTACCATGTACTTGGCCAGCGACAATGGTAATTTCACCGAGAACTTGGCACAGGCCAAGAATTCTAGTTCTCGGAGCGGAGTTGATATCTATTACCGAGTGACCGTTGATCCAGACGGAATTCTTCGGCTTTACTCGCATGGCTTCGGAAGAAATGGCAGCTCAACAACAGTGGTGGAATGGGCAGCGTTGCACAACCGGTGTCTTGTCAGGGGTGTTTGCGGGATCAACAGCTACTTCAGCCTCGAGAGCAATGGAGAGCCCAATTGCCTTTGTCCTCCTGGGTTCGAATTCGTCAACGCGAGCCGGATTTTACCCGCTTGCATGAGGAACTCCAGCCTCGGAGATTGCTTAGAGAACTCGAGACATCCATAA